TACGGCATCTTCCCACTGGGCTAGCCTGGCTTCAGCTTCTGCCCGGTCAATGACCTCCTGCGCGGGGCCATAGAAACCCTCTCTCGCAGTTTCGATACCATCATCGTTGATGGGGAGGCCGGCCTGGAGCAACTGAACAGGCAAGTCATGCGCCGCGTGGATACCCTGGTCATCGTCAGCGACGCCACATCCAGAGGCCTGCGCACCGCAGCCCTGATAAAAGGAATGGTGCAGAACGACGGCGTGATACAATGTGAGAAAATGGGCCTGGTCTTCAACAGGGTGCAGGGCAGCGAGGCACTATTACAACAATTCACCCAGGAAACAGGCCTGCCTGTTTTCGGCTACATCCCTTACGATGAGAACATCGCTTACCACGACCTCCTGGGGAAACCGTTGACTGAGATCCCCACCTCACCAGCCCTGACCGCAGTCCGCGACATCGTCCAGAAACGCCTCTTCAGCGAGCGCTTCGGCTAGTGCTCCTTAACACAAGACCCTGATCCATCCCTTCAGGAAGGATCAGCGTGACAGCGTCCATAGGTGTCATTCTGATCCGCCCGCCTGAGGCGGGAGAAGAATCTCGGTTGTTATGCGCCACTAGGACAGCTCAGAAGACAGCTCACGCTGTCCTGATCTCGGCTTTCTTTCGTCTATCCCTCCACCATGCTACCAGATGCAGGGCACCACCAGCGAACAATGCTACGAGGAGTGATATTGGGAGAGCACCTGTCCCATCTAGCTCAGAGTAGTTGAAGGCAATGAGGACAATGACAAGGCCAGACTGAAGCATAAGGAGTAGACCACCGACAAGAGGCCACCACCAGGCAATCACACCAGGGCCTACGTACCAGAGGAGAGTAAGCATGAAGAATGGCAGAAACTCAGAGACTGGTAGAGGAAGCTCTGAGTTGGTTCTATCGGCAATGATTTGGACCAAAAACCATATGCAAATGCCAACCCCAGCACCCAAAGAGAGTACCCTGGCTGTCCAGCAGAGCCAGTCCTTATTCCGTCGTGACTGGACACTCACAACCGCCTCCTCGATGGGACAAAGTGTTCGTGCTCAACACAAAGCTAGTGCACATACGCCTCAGAGGCATAGTCGTTGTCTGCTGAGCATAACGTGTACTGAAGACAAACAACGGCCGTAATATAACCCCACAACGTATGCCATTCTATCATATACGTCATACGTTGTCAAGTACCTGCACCCGAATTGACACTCCCCGTCCGAAAAACGTAAAATTGCCACTGTCCGCCTGCCACAGGAGCAGCCGCGGTGTGCCCAACGCCACGACAGCGAAGGAGGAGAAAACTGGTGCAATATAAGAACATCATCTTCGAGAAGAAGAACGGGATAGCCAAGATCACCCTGAATCGTCCCAAGGAACTGAATTCCATTGATATGGATACCCACCTGGAATTGCAGGCGGCACTAACGGATAGCGAAAAAGACCCAGAAATCCGTGTAGTGGTCATCACTGGTGCTGGCCGGGCCTTTTGCGCTGGCGCGGACCTCAAGTCCGCCGTGGCGCTGAATGATAAGCCGCAGGAACTGGCTGCCTTCGGTCAACTCTTCTATGACACCTATAACATGATCGAAAACCTGAGCAAGCCGGTAATAGCAGCCGTGAACGGTATAGCTCTTGCTGGCGGAATCGAGCTGGTCGAAGCGTGCGATATTGCCATCGCGGCCGAGGATGCCCGCCTAGGCGATCAACATGCTAGCTTCGGGCTTATCCCCGGCGGCGGCGGTACACAAAGGCTTCCCCGGCAAATACCGCTGAAGAAGGCCAAAGAGCTTCTGCTTACCGGAGACTGGGTAACAGCCAAAGAAGCAGAGGCGCTGGGGATGGTAAACAAGGTGGTCCCGGCTGATAAGCTTGAGGAAGCCACCATGGAAATGGCACAGAAGCTGGCACAACGAAGCCCCATGGCGTCGAAAGCTATTAAGATGCTGGTAAACCGGGGGATGCAGGTTGACCTGTACACCGGTTTGTTGCTGGAAAAGGGAGCTTCGGCAGCCCACGCCTCAACCGAAGACATCCGAGAAGGCTTCAATGCCTTCATGGAGAAAAGGAAGCCTGATTTCCCGGGTAGATAGCTCGGGTAAGGGGATGGTTTCCCGCTACTTCAGAGACTGGCTGGTTTCATCCGACAACGTTCAGCGTGGTGCCATGCCACCCACGCACCCGAGAGACAGTCTGAGAGCAACAAGACGACACCGGCTAAGGTACTAAAGGAGGCTAATCAATGCAATACGGGCCATACGAACACCTCATTCTTGAAAAAAAAGGGGGGATAGCCAGGATTACCATCAACCGTCCGGATTCACTGAATGCTTTGCATCCCGACACCCACAGACAATTGCAGGATGTGCTCCAGAAGCTAGACTTGGATCCAGAAGTGAAGGTGATAATTATCACTGGCAAAGGCAGGGCCTTCTGCACCGGGGCAGACCTGAAGCACATAAGCACCCTGGTGGGGAAGCCAGCGGAGATAGTGGCCTATGGCCAACTCTTCCACGATACCAACTACCTCATTGAACACATGAACAAGGTGGTGATAGCCATGGTAAATGGTCTTTGCCTGGCTGGCGGTATCGAAGTGATGGAGGCCTGTGATCTGGCCTATGCCTCCGAGGATGCCCGGATAGGCGACCAGCATGCGGCCTTCGGACTCGTCCCCACGGGCGGCGGATCGCAACGGCTTCCCCGGCTGATACCGCTAAGAAAAGCAAAAGAGCTTCTCTTAACTGGTGACTGGCTAACAGCTAAAGAGGCGGAACAGTGGGGCTTGGTAAACAAGGCTGTGCCGGCGGATAAGCTGGAGGAAACAGTCATGGCGGTGGCCAACAAGCTGAAGGAACGAAGTCTCATGGCCTCCAAGTTCATTAAGTACGAGGTAAACCGGGGGATGCAGGTTGATCTGTATACTGGGGTGGAGCTGGAGAAGGCAGCTTCCATGGCCCACTTCCAGACGGAAGACTCTAAGGAAGGGATAGCGGCTTTCATGGAAAAGAGAAAGCCCAACTTCCCTGGAAGATGAAGTTGACAAAGACGATCCTGGTTGATTAGATTGATGATGAGTCCCTTTCCCTGGCCAGGGAGGGGGACTCATGACATTAGGCCAAGAGGAGTGTATGTTCAAGCCGGTTAGCAGCAAGGTGAGCTTTCCTGAGATAGAAAAGGGAGTATTGCGTTTCTGGAAGGAACAGCGTATCCTCCAGAAGACCACCCAGCTTCGCAGCGGCGCGCCTCAGTTTACCCTTTATGATGGGCCTCCTACCGTCAACGGTAACCCGGGTATTCATCACGTTCTCTCCCGGGTATACAAAGATGTTATTCCGCGCTACAAGACTATGAAGGGCTTCTGCGTTTTCCGTAAGGCAGGCTGGGATACCCACGGCCTGCCGGTGGAGCTGGAGGTGGAAAAGGAGCTGGGGTTCAGCAATAAGGCCCAAATCGAAGAGTACGGGGTCGGTCGGTTCAACGCCCGCTGCCGTGAAAACGTTCTCAAATACCTCAAAGGTTGGATAGAGCTTACCGAGCGCATAGGTTTCTGGCTGGACATGGATCATCCTTACATTACCTTCGACAACAGCTATATCGAGTCCTGCTGGTGGATCATAAAGACGCTCTGGGACAGGGGCTTGATCTACCAGGGATACCGCGTGACGCCTCACTGCCCCCGCTGCGGCACCTCCCTCAGCTCCCATGAGGTAGCCCTGGGCTATGAGGAGGTCGAAGACCCGTCAATATACATTCGCTTCCGGCTGAGGCGTGACCTTCAGCCAGCCGAGGCCAGGGCGCTGCCCCTGCTGGGGTATGACTCTCAAAAGGGCCAGTGGAAAGGGGAAAGGCCCTCTATTCTGGCCTGGACTACCACTCCCTGGACGCTGACGGGCAACGTGGCCCTGGCTGTAGCTCCTGAGGCTGACTACGTGCTGGTGCAGTCGCGAACCTCACAGGGAATCACAGAAAACCTTATTCTGGCGAAGGCCCTTCTTGACCAGGCCCTGGGTGCTGGGAACTGGGAAATAGTGGCGGAGTTTCCAGGCAGGGATCTGGCTGGCCTCCACTACGAGCGCCTCTACGAGCCGAAGGAGTCTTTCGTGGTCGGCGACCGGAAGGTGCTCCAGCACAACTGGGTGGTGACCGCCGATTTCGTCTCCATGGAAGATGGCACAGGGGTAGTGCACATCGCCCCTGCCTTCGGGGAAGAGGACTACGACTTGGGGAAGGCGGAAGATTTGCCCATGGTACAGAGCGTAGACCTGGATGGCAAGATGATACCTAATGATAAGCCCTGGGACGGCAGGTTTGTGAAAGAAGCCGATCCCATGATCCTGAAGGACCTGGAGCAGCAAAATCTCCTGCACCACCAGCAGACAATCACCCACACCTATCCCTTCTGCTGGCGGTGCGATACGCCGCTACTCTACTATGCCAAACCGTCGTGGTACATCAAGACAACGGCGCTCAAGAAGGAACTCCTCTCCGGCAACGAGCAAATCAACTGGTATCCCGAATACATCAAGCACGGGCGATTCGGCGAGTGGCTGGAGAACAATGTGGACTGGGCCCTTTCCAGGGAGAGGTTCTGGGGAACTCCTTTGCCCATCTGGCGGTGTGAGCAATGTCATCAGCCAGAAGCCATAGGCAGTATCGCTGAGCTTCAGAGCCCGCCAGACCTGAAAGGAATGGCTGAGCCTCTCGATCTGCATCGCCCCTTTGTAGACCAGATAACCTTCCGGTGTTCGAAGTGCGGCGGGACGATGAAGCGTGTCGCTGAAGTACTGGACGCCTGGTTTGATTCAGGAGCCATGCCTGTAGCCCAATTCCACTATCCTTTTGAAAACCAGCAGCAGTTCGACAAGAGCTTCCCGGCTGACTACATCTGTGAGGCGGTAGATCAGACCAGAGGCTGGTTCTATACTTTGCACGCCCTGTCCACCCTGCTGCACAAGAAGCCTTGCTTCAAGAATGTCATCTGCCTGGGACACATCCTGGACGCCAAAGGCGAAAAGATGAGCAAGGCAAAAGGAAACGTGGTTGACCCGTGGACGATCATCAATAATCAAGGAGCAGATGCCTTACGCTGGTACATGTTCACTTCCACCCCAGCAGGCAATGTGAAACGCTTTTCCCGTGACCAGGTGACAGAGGTCTCACGGCGCTTCCTTTCCACTCTGTGGAATACCTATTCCTTCTTCGTACTATATGCCAACATTGACCGCTTTGATCCGGCCACAGCCCAGGTGCCTCAATACTCCTCTGACCTGGACCGATGGATCACGTCTGAACTTAATCAGCTCATCCTCGACGTCGGCCACGAACTGGACAACTACAATCCCGCGGACGCCGGTAGGAGGATCGAGGAATTTGTGGAACGCCTCTCCAACTGGTACGTCAGGAGGAGCCGGCGACGCTTCTGGAAGAGCGAGAACGATGCCGACAAACTGTCCGCCTATTTCACCCTTTACCACTGCCTGGTCACCTTGTCAGAGCTCCTGGCTCCCCTCACACCCTTCATCGCCGAGGAAATCTATCAGAACCTGGTACGATCGGTGAACCCACAGGCGGAGGAAAGCGTACACCTCTGCGCCTTCCCGCAGGCAGACCCGTCCCTGATAGACGAACTTCTGGATGCCAATACGCGGTTGGCCATGAAGGTCTGTAGCCTGGGGAGAGCCGCCCGTAGCAAAGCCGGTATCAAGGTGCGCCAGCCTCTGCCCGTGCTACTGGTCAAGACCAGATCGAACAGTGAACGGGACGGGCTGGAGAGAATCGCTTCTCAAATACTGGAGGAGCTCAACGTAAAACGAATGGAATTTGTCAAAGACGAGAGCGAGCTAGTTGATAAGCCAGGTTACTCCTTAGCCGCCGAGGGTGATCATGTCGTGGCTCTATCTACAGAAGTCCCTAGCGAGCTCATAGAGGAAGGGCTGGCGCGGGAGGTAGTGCACCGCTTGCAGACGATGCGCCGCAGTGCTGGCTTTGATATTGCCGACTACATCATAACGCGTTACCAGGCAGAGCCGCCTCTCCTACAGGCTGTCCAAAACCAGTCCGATTACATCCAGCAGGAAACGTTGTCCCGTCAACTCCTATGCCAAGCGCCGCAAGAAGGCGACTATACAGAGAAGCACCGCATCGATGGCCGCGATATAACGTTAGGGGTAAGAAGAGTGGAACCGTAGCGGCTGACGTGGAGTAGCACTAAGTCGCCTGTCTATCCAAATACTGCGATATCCCTCTTCGCTCTCAGTTCTGTGCTCGAAAACGCCAATACCTATTCACATTACTGATGGCTTTCGCCAGCCTTTCAATGCTGGGAAAAACTGGCACGCCTGCCCGAGCCAGACTGTGCTCGCTTTCCAAGCGTCGCCTCTCCGCCGGGCCTAATGGCAAGACAACCGCTACCGGCTTGCTGCACTTCTGGCTAAAGTCCACCATAGTGCCGGTCAGCGCGTCGGTCACCTCACTGGAGAAAGAGTCCAGAATCACGCCGCCATTCTGGTACACCACTACGAGGTCAATATGAGGCTCGGCAGCTAACAACTGCATAACCTGTCTGAGAACCCCTGCATCCCTGTGCCGCTGACTCAAATCTACCGGGTTGCACAGGACAGTGCCTACCTCACCCAGAAGACTGGCCAGTTCCTGCTTCGTTCCTTCCCTCAAAGCTGGCACATCAATTCCCACGGCAGCACAGGCGTCCGAAATCAGCACGGCTTCCCCACCACCCCCATCGGTCACCCCGCAGATAACGCCAAGGTTGCTGCGCGGCAGTACCCCCAGCTTCTCAAAGACTAGGATGGTATCCATCAGCTCGTCCAGCCCCCCAACCTCCACTGCGCCTGCTTGCTTCAGCGCCGCCGACCATACGGCATCAGCGGCTGCCATGGCCCCAGTATGAGAAGCTGCCGCCCTGGCGCCGGCGGCACTTCTACCGCCTTTCCATACCACCACAGGTTTCACCTGGCAGGCAGCGCGCATTACCTCTAAGAGGCGGCGGCTATCTCGCGGCCCCTCTACATAAACTCCGATGATGCTGGTCTTGGCATCCACGGCCAGGTACTCCAATACTTCAGCACCGCCCAGGTCAGAGGCGTTCCCTATGCTGATGGCTTTACTAAAGCCTACGCCGCGCATCAGCCCAAACTCAAGAACCTTTCCTAAATGTCCACTACTCTGAGATATGAAACCCACCTTACCCACCGCCGTCCGTATAGCGAACGGGCCATAGGGTATTCCGTGCTCTGGAGAATAGACGCCGAAGCAGTTGGGACCAATGATCCTGAAACCACCTTGTCGTGCCCGTCTGGCCATCTCCTCCTCCACCAGGGCCCACCTCGCATCGCCGCTCTCACTGAACCCAGCAGTGAAGAAATAGGCTGCCTTTATCCCCTTGTCAGCACAATCCCTCAGGAGATCAAGCACGGCAGCACGGGGGATGCACGTTATGACCAAGTCTACAGGTCCTGGAATTGACCCCAAGTTACGGTAAATCTTCAAACCGAAGACTTCGCCGCCTTTTGGGTTGACGGGGTATAGTCCACCCTCAAAACCACATGAAATCAGTCCTTTCAGCCACTGTGAGCCTATAGCTTCCTCGTCTCTGGAAGCACCAACCACGGCAATGGAACGCGGGTAGAAGATAAGCTCCAATTCCTTCAGTTTCCGCGAATTCAAATCGGCCTGCACCTATGCATCTCCACACACCCTCGGCTTCACTTCAGAGAATTTGCTGTCCAGGAAAGTCTGAAACAGAACACAGCATCGCAGATTCAAGAAATTGGAGCAAGGAATGGCATAGGGTGTTTCACCAAAGGCCTTGTATGACCTAAACCCCACCGAAGAAAGAAAACGCGCCGCGCCGAACGCACCGATCGGTAATCTGAACAGATTTCCCTCATTCACATACCGAAGGCGATGCCAGCGCGAAGCCAGGCGCACCACGGCTACATCAGGAGGAGGGGCGTTGGGCCAGCGTAACTTCCACTTGCATCTGCTCGCTTCCACGCCAGAAAGTGATTGGCACAGTGTCTCCTGGATCGCGGCTTCGGATGGCCTCTACCAGTTTGCCATTCGTTTTGATTTCCACACCACCAAAGCCGACGATGACATCGCCACTCTTCAACCCCGCCTCAGCTGCTGGACCACCAGTGGCCACTTCTACCACCAGCGCTCCCGAATCAACAGAAAGCCCGTACTGGGCCTTTAAGGCCGGAGTGACCGTAAGGATGCTGACTCCAAGCCAGGCAGCACCCACACGTTCTCTCCTAATCAAACTGCTCACCACTGGGATAGCCGTATCTGTGCTTATGGCAAAGCCAATGTTCTCCGCCTTAGCCGCAATTGCCGTATTGATGCCCACTACCTGGCCTGCAAGATTAACCAGCGGCCCGCCGCTGTTCCCTGGATTAATAGCGGCATCGGTCTGGATAATGTCATGGAGGACGACGTCATCCGATATTCGAATAGAACGTCCCAGATTGCTTACCACTCCTTTTGTCCAGGTAGGGCCTCCCGACAAAGCGAGAGCATTGCCAACAGCCACTACATCCTCAAGCACTTCGAGCTTCTCCAGCGAATTGCGCAGAAAATGGGCAAAGGGAAGACTCTCCGTGCCCGGATCAATCCGTACCACTGCCAGATCAGTCCAGGGGTCTGTCACCCATTTTGTAGCATTGAAGGTCCGCCCATCGCTCAGCGTCACCTTAATATTCCTGGCACCTTCAACCACATGGCTGTTGGTCACAACGTAGCCATGAGGGTCGATGAGAACCCCACTTCCAGCACCTCTCTTCGGCACAGGCTGGAAGAATATGTCGCGATCCACCCACTCCGTAACAATAGACACTACCGTTGGCGCGACCTTTTCCACTAATTGGCTTGTCGTCAGCGTATCCGCTACCGCTTCATCGATATAGATAGGGCTCCAGTTCGGGTCAATAGGCCCGCTGGATGCCTTTGACGCACCATCACGGCCTAGACAGCCTGAGCTGACTAGCAAGCCCACAACCAGCAAAACAAGCAGGATATGTCTCAGTTTACCCATCTTCCACCTCCAACCAAATTATAGCATCTTTGTTTGATAAGGGAAGTGAACCTGTCGACCACAAGCAGAAAGCTGTCGCTGGCTTAGGGGAAAAGGATAACTGGCCCAGCTATTACCCTGGCCGCATCTCTGGAGATATCAAGCAACGGTGACGGATGGAAGAAAAGGACAATCACACCCAGACAGGCAATAGCCAGAGCAAACCTTAGGGGCCAACTCGAGGGAACGGTCTCGCTCGACGCTGGTGGCACAAACCAGCTTACTCTGATCACCCTGAAGTAATAGTACGCTGATATCGCTGTGTTAATGACGGCGATGACTACCAGCCAGGTCAGGCCCTGGTGCACCGCAGCATTGAAAAGGTAGAACTTCGCCAGGAATCCAGCGGTGGGCGGAAGGCCAGTAAGAGAGACGAGGCAGAGAGTCAAGGCCAGTGCTAGAAGCGGGGCACGGGCGCCTACCCCTGCGTAGTCCTGAATCATGTCACTCTTAACCTTGTTGGAGATGGCAATCACGGCGAAGAAGACACCCAGATTAGCCACGGCATAGCAGCCGATGAAGAACATAAGTCCTGTGGGACCGAACATGACGGTATCACCAGTCTCCGCCAGCCTGCTCACTGCCGCCAGACCTACCATCAGGTAACCCGCCTGAGCGATGCTGCTGTAGGCCAGCATGCGCTTGATATTGGTCTGAGAGATAGCCACTATATTGCCGACGGTCATAGAAATGGCGGCCAGGACGGCGAAGATCATGGCCCAATCGGAAAGTATCTGCTCTGCTCCAAAAGCTTCGAAGAATACCCGCAGGATAACCACAAAGCCGACTGCCTTGCTGGCCACAGAAAGGAAAGCTGTCACCGGAGTAGGGGCGCCTTCGTAGACATCGGGCACCCACATCTGGAAGGGGATCGTAGCGATCTTGAAACCGAACCCGCCGATCAAAAAGACCAGTCCCAGAAGCAGCGCGGGGTTATCTCCCAAACTCATTCCCGACAGCGCCGTGCGAATAGCTCCGAGTTGTGTCTCACCACTGATCCCAAAGATAAGACCCATGCCAAAAACGAGCATAGCAGAGGC
This genomic stretch from Chloroflexota bacterium harbors:
- a CDS encoding enoyl-CoA hydratase/isomerase family protein, coding for MCPTPRQRRRRKLVQYKNIIFEKKNGIAKITLNRPKELNSIDMDTHLELQAALTDSEKDPEIRVVVITGAGRAFCAGADLKSAVALNDKPQELAAFGQLFYDTYNMIENLSKPVIAAVNGIALAGGIELVEACDIAIAAEDARLGDQHASFGLIPGGGGTQRLPRQIPLKKAKELLLTGDWVTAKEAEALGMVNKVVPADKLEEATMEMAQKLAQRSPMASKAIKMLVNRGMQVDLYTGLLLEKGASAAHASTEDIREGFNAFMEKRKPDFPGR
- a CDS encoding enoyl-CoA hydratase/isomerase family protein is translated as MQYGPYEHLILEKKGGIARITINRPDSLNALHPDTHRQLQDVLQKLDLDPEVKVIIITGKGRAFCTGADLKHISTLVGKPAEIVAYGQLFHDTNYLIEHMNKVVIAMVNGLCLAGGIEVMEACDLAYASEDARIGDQHAAFGLVPTGGGSQRLPRLIPLRKAKELLLTGDWLTAKEAEQWGLVNKAVPADKLEETVMAVANKLKERSLMASKFIKYEVNRGMQVDLYTGVELEKAASMAHFQTEDSKEGIAAFMEKRKPNFPGR
- a CDS encoding isoleucine--tRNA ligase, encoding MFKPVSSKVSFPEIEKGVLRFWKEQRILQKTTQLRSGAPQFTLYDGPPTVNGNPGIHHVLSRVYKDVIPRYKTMKGFCVFRKAGWDTHGLPVELEVEKELGFSNKAQIEEYGVGRFNARCRENVLKYLKGWIELTERIGFWLDMDHPYITFDNSYIESCWWIIKTLWDRGLIYQGYRVTPHCPRCGTSLSSHEVALGYEEVEDPSIYIRFRLRRDLQPAEARALPLLGYDSQKGQWKGERPSILAWTTTPWTLTGNVALAVAPEADYVLVQSRTSQGITENLILAKALLDQALGAGNWEIVAEFPGRDLAGLHYERLYEPKESFVVGDRKVLQHNWVVTADFVSMEDGTGVVHIAPAFGEEDYDLGKAEDLPMVQSVDLDGKMIPNDKPWDGRFVKEADPMILKDLEQQNLLHHQQTITHTYPFCWRCDTPLLYYAKPSWYIKTTALKKELLSGNEQINWYPEYIKHGRFGEWLENNVDWALSRERFWGTPLPIWRCEQCHQPEAIGSIAELQSPPDLKGMAEPLDLHRPFVDQITFRCSKCGGTMKRVAEVLDAWFDSGAMPVAQFHYPFENQQQFDKSFPADYICEAVDQTRGWFYTLHALSTLLHKKPCFKNVICLGHILDAKGEKMSKAKGNVVDPWTIINNQGADALRWYMFTSTPAGNVKRFSRDQVTEVSRRFLSTLWNTYSFFVLYANIDRFDPATAQVPQYSSDLDRWITSELNQLILDVGHELDNYNPADAGRRIEEFVERLSNWYVRRSRRRFWKSENDADKLSAYFTLYHCLVTLSELLAPLTPFIAEEIYQNLVRSVNPQAEESVHLCAFPQADPSLIDELLDANTRLAMKVCSLGRAARSKAGIKVRQPLPVLLVKTRSNSERDGLERIASQILEELNVKRMEFVKDESELVDKPGYSLAAEGDHVVALSTEVPSELIEEGLAREVVHRLQTMRRSAGFDIADYIITRYQAEPPLLQAVQNQSDYIQQETLSRQLLCQAPQEGDYTEKHRIDGRDITLGVRRVEP
- a CDS encoding PDZ domain-containing protein gives rise to the protein MGKLRHILLVLLVVGLLVSSGCLGRDGASKASSGPIDPNWSPIYIDEAVADTLTTSQLVEKVAPTVVSIVTEWVDRDIFFQPVPKRGAGSGVLIDPHGYVVTNSHVVEGARNIKVTLSDGRTFNATKWVTDPWTDLAVVRIDPGTESLPFAHFLRNSLEKLEVLEDVVAVGNALALSGGPTWTKGVVSNLGRSIRISDDVVLHDIIQTDAAINPGNSGGPLVNLAGQVVGINTAIAAKAENIGFAISTDTAIPVVSSLIRRERVGAAWLGVSILTVTPALKAQYGLSVDSGALVVEVATGGPAAEAGLKSGDVIVGFGGVEIKTNGKLVEAIRSRDPGDTVPITFWRGSEQMQVEVTLAQRPSS
- a CDS encoding NADH-quinone oxidoreductase subunit N, with protein sequence MNYYLMTPELIVVGFAVAVVLLDLFVRQKTVLAVVSVVGLLGALGCSAALWRESPDSLFGGMLAIDELAIFFKFIFAGAAILVILASRDYVAKFARFQGEYYALILLSVVGMMVMAASRDLIAIYVSLELTSISLYSLAAFLKDSKSTEAGLKYLLLGAIASAMLVFGMGLIFGISGETQLGAIRTALSGMSLGDNPALLLGLVFLIGGFGFKIATIPFQMWVPDVYEGAPTPVTAFLSVASKAVGFVVILRVFFEAFGAEQILSDWAMIFAVLAAISMTVGNIVAISQTNIKRMLAYSSIAQAGYLMVGLAAVSRLAETGDTVMFGPTGLMFFIGCYAVANLGVFFAVIAISNKVKSDMIQDYAGVGARAPLLALALTLCLVSLTGLPPTAGFLAKFYLFNAAVHQGLTWLVVIAVINTAISAYYYFRVIRVSWFVPPASSETVPSSWPLRFALAIACLGVIVLFFHPSPLLDISRDAARVIAGPVILFP